ACATGACCTGCTTATTTTTATAAGCCTGGTTAAGCTGAAAGGCCATGAAGACCTGTTCATCCCGCAGGTCGAAGCCTTTTTCAGGCAAAATATCATAAAAGACATCCCCGACCCAATCAGATAATGCTTCATAAAAGGATTGTTCCTTTGATAATTCAAATGGTAATTTCCGTCTCATGTGGACCTCCTACGTATAACACAATATTTCTAATTTACTAGAATTCTATCCGGTTGAAAAGGTAGAAAGAATAAAGTTCCGTAAAATGATGGCGAAAGAAAAGAGACGATCCATACAAACCCACCTGTATGGATGTCCCTGGTCTCCCTGAAATGCATTCAGTCATATATTCTCTTTTTGTTCAGCAGTTCGTATTGAAAGGCCTGATCAAGATTTTTTGTTGCTTCATGCAGCTGCTGTTGGACAGAATCCCACTCCTCGCCCGAAATAGATGACATAGAGCTTTGCAGCGCCTGATAGATTCTTTGATATTCACTTATAGAATGGTCCATCCCATTCACTCCCCTGAAAATGATAGAACTATTATACGCAGGAAGTGAGAGGGTTATTCTGACCTACTATTATTTTTTTAATGGAAACTTATCCTTTTCTCGGCGGACGTGGTCCAAAGAACTGATAATAATCGGTCCTGATGAAGCCGTTGAATAACTTTCGCTTCTTGGTAGCTTGCTTTCCATAACATTGTTCAAAGTTTTCATGGGAGGTCATCATGTATACGGACCATGTATCAAGCTTTTCAAAAGCTTTCCCCATTTCCTGATACATCTTCTCCACCTCTTTGCGTTCACCGAGACGCTCTCCATAAGGAGGGTTTCCGACGATGATGCCGTATTGAAGTTCAGAAGTGAAATCCCTCACCTGCATCTGCTTGAATTTCACCAGGTCTCCAAGTCCTGCTTCAATTGCGTTTTCCTTGGACACTTCAATCATTCTGTGGTCAATGTCGGTACCCAGTATTTCAAGGGGTTGGTCATAGTTAGCCAGGTCTTCCGCTTCCATCCTCGTCTTTTCCCATACATCACCTGACATCATCGGCCAGTTTTCAGATAGGAACTCCCTGTTGAATCCAGGGGCAATATTTTGCCCGATGAGCGCTGCTTCAATCGGGATCGTGCCTGATCCGCAGAATGGGTCTACAAACGGTCTGTCCGGGTTCCAAGTCGTTAATTGGATCAGTGCTGCTGCGAGAGTTTCCTTCAGGGGAGCCTCACCTTGACCGATTCTGTATCCTCTTTTATGGAGACCTTGTCCACTCGTATCCAGGGTGATGCTTGCCACATCTTTGTGGATCGCCACTTCGATCTTAAACAGCGGTCCTGTCTCTTCCAGCCATGATGTACGTTTGTACGCGGTACGCAGCCGTTCGACGATTGCTTTTTTGACGATGGCCTGGCAGTCAGGAACACTGTAAAGCTTCGATTTCACCGATTTCCCTTGCACCGGGAATTCTGCATCGACGGGAAGGAAATTTTCCCACGGCAGTTTCTTAGTATTTTCAAATAGTTC
The nucleotide sequence above comes from Bacillus sp. KH172YL63. Encoded proteins:
- a CDS encoding THUMP domain-containing class I SAM-dependent RNA methyltransferase, with protein sequence MGTYTLIATAAMGLESIVAKEVKDLGYECQVENGKVIFKGDETAIARANMWLRTADRVKILVGDFKAYSFDELFENTKKLPWENFLPVDAEFPVQGKSVKSKLYSVPDCQAIVKKAIVERLRTAYKRTSWLEETGPLFKIEVAIHKDVASITLDTSGQGLHKRGYRIGQGEAPLKETLAAALIQLTTWNPDRPFVDPFCGSGTIPIEAALIGQNIAPGFNREFLSENWPMMSGDVWEKTRMEAEDLANYDQPLEILGTDIDHRMIEVSKENAIEAGLGDLVKFKQMQVRDFTSELQYGIIVGNPPYGERLGERKEVEKMYQEMGKAFEKLDTWSVYMMTSHENFEQCYGKQATKKRKLFNGFIRTDYYQFFGPRPPRKG